The following proteins are co-located in the Poecile atricapillus isolate bPoeAtr1 chromosome 2, bPoeAtr1.hap1, whole genome shotgun sequence genome:
- the IL6 gene encoding interleukin-6: MKFPRDCGCDRARPGRRRPPALGAALLLPLLPLLLVLLVPRAAAAPLPNADSSGEAELEEAAERRAALPDSLRLARLLHARAAQLRDEMCEKFTVCQNSMEMLLHNNLNLPKVTEEDGCLLAGFNEDKCLRKISSGLYTFQTYLKYIQETFISENQNVESLSYSTEHLARTLRQMVINPEEVIIPDAATQESLHTKLKSIKAWTEKITIHLILRDFTSFMEKTVRAVRYLKNTRSFSV; this comes from the exons ATGAAGTTTCCCCGGGACTGTGGCTGCGACCGTGcccgccccggccgccgccggcCGCCCGCCCTCGGCGccgcgctgctgctgccgctgctgccgctgctgctggtgctgctggtgccgcgggccgccgccgccccgctgCCCAACGCAGACTCCTCGGGGGAGGCCGAGCTGGAGGAGGCGGCGGAGCGGCGGGCGGCGCTGCCCGACAGCCTGCGGCTGGCGCGGCTGCTGCACGCCCGGGCGGCACAGCTGCGGGACGAG ATGTGCGAGAAGTTTACCGTCTGCCAGAACAGCATGGAAATGCTCCTCCACAACAACCTCAACCTCCCCAAGGTGACGGAGGAAGATGGGTGTCTGCTCGCCGGCTTTAATGAG GATAAATGCTTGAGGAAAATCTCCAGTGGGCTTTATACATTTCAGACATACCTCAAATACATACAAGAAACTTTTATTAGTGAAAACCAAAATGTTGAATCGCTATCCTATAGTACAGAGCACCTGGCACGTACCTTAAGACAGATG GTGATCAATCCCGAAGAAGTGATCATCCCAGATGCAGCTACTCAGGAATCCCTCCACACAAAGCTGAAGTCCATTAAGGCCTGGACAGAGAAGATCACCATCCATCTCATCCTCCGAGATTTTACTTCATTTATGGAGAAGACAGTGAGGGCTGTGCGCTATCTGAAAAACACCAGGAGTTTCAGTGTTTGA
- the TOMM7 gene encoding mitochondrial import receptor subunit TOM7 homolog, producing MPKLSKEAKQRLQQLFKGGQFAIRWGFIPVVLYLGFKRGADPGMPEPTIWSLLWG from the exons ATGCCGAAGCTTAGCAAGGAGGCCAAGCAGCGGCTACAGCAGCTGTTCAAGGGCGGCCAGTTCGCCATCCGCTGGGGCTTCATCCCCGTAGTGCTCTATCTCG GTTTTAAAAGAGGCGCAGATCCTGGAATGCCTGAGCCAACTATCTGGAG TTTACTTTGGGGATGA